The DNA segment CATTTATAGCTTCATCACATTTGCTAGTGTCATTTCCAAGTCTGATTagataatattgttatattacaacgattttattcttaaaaatatatttcgaaaaattaaaaaagaaaaaatatttaaaattttcttaatctTTACTCTTAAATATTGAGTATATTCGAATAGCTTGTATTCTTTCATATTGGTAAGTACAATAATGACTGCAATTTATTAATTACATGATGCTTGGAGTAAAGTGTGGACAAGTGAAATGACaggaaaattaaatacatttgaATGAACATTGAAATACATTAAATTTCTTCAGTTGTATAGTTAAAAGTAATGTTGAGAAGTAATTATGACAAACCTGTGACAAGTAGGAAAAATAGCTTGGTTTGATTTTAAATTCTGTGGCAGTTAGAATTTACTTCTGCATATATAGTTGGAGATGCTATTATTCAGGACCATTCTcatatcaaaatcataaatgTGCTTGGTTGAGGACCATTTTCATGTGTAATGCTCCAAGAACatgcaataataatttttcattgtgTTTGGTAAGAATGAAATGagtaatcgattaattaattatattggaTAACCATCTTTACATGATGATCTAATAGTCACTTAAATCTGCAATGGTGAATGATTATAATATAACCAGTATCTGTTGTAGAATGATCTTAAAAATCCTGCAACAGCAGACCAATGCTACATGATGAGTAGATTAAGATTTCATTATTTGTAGGATTGAGTATGGTTGTGAATATacatgtttatattattattattagtagtagtaGTAATAGAATTACATAAAAGGCGATTTGATGGtattagtttgaaaaaaatggaaagaaaagaggaaagtgGAAAATGGAGGTGTCTCCATTAATAAGAATCAACGAAAATGTCAGGGGAAGGATGATGATCATCATCATATACAGCTTTAGCATTAGGTGAGGGAAGAAAGGGTGGAGTGGTACACCTCAGCAACGCCCAATTAACGCCGTCAAAAAAAGAGTGTTGCTTGATCGCAGAAGCACCCATCAGGGACCCTAGCCGCTTGCCGGGGTCCTTAACCAGCAGCTGCGATATAAGGTCCTTCATGGCGCCTGAACACGCCGGTTCCTTCGGGAACTCAAGGGCTCGAGCCACGATGTTCGCCAGGGTCAGCTCGTGGTCCATGCCCTTGAACGGCGTCACGCCGTAAAACAGTTCGAACATAAATATCCCCAAAGTCCACCAGTCCACCGGACTACCGTGGCCCTCACCGGACACGATCTCCGGCGCCAAGTACTCATGGGTCCCGACGAATGACATCGACCGAACGTTCATGGGCTCCGCCACGAACGCAGGCCCGCTACGGAGCTTCTGCTTCTTCTTTCGCTTGCGTTTTGGCTGGAAACACGACGCCGTCGGGACTATGCAGTTCGGGATTATGCAGGAGGAGGAGGACGCCACGCGCGCGCCTTCCACGTGGCAATCGTTGCGTGTGGGAAGAGGGTTTTGGTCGGAGATGATCTGGGCCGTTGATGTGGAATCGTCGCATTTTAGTGAGAGATCGAAGTCGGTGAGCATGATGTGGCCGTCTGATCTTATCAAGACGTTTTCGGGCTTGAGGTCGCGGTAGATTATCCCCAACATGTGGAGATATTCAAGTGCCAACAAGACTTCCGAGGCGTAGAACCTGTGATTAACATCATAATTATTGAACAATGTTGGTTAAAATGAGTAATCAcaagttttgtttgtttgtaagACAGGAAATGTGGCTTGGTTTTCAACTTGCCATGTGTTGTGCGACATTTTTGGGACAACATCGATAATCTCCATgcaaatggaagaaaataagagaagtCAACGACACAGGCATATgcatgtttaagaaaaaaagctCTTAATGTTTCATGTGAGAGGGAGACGTGCACATAATGACAAGAGAACAAAAGCAGTTAGTAAAGTGACTCTTCATGCAAAGGAAACATTTTCTTGTAATTTCACCCACAGGGGTAGTTGAACATGTCTCTGAAAGTTTCAGCTTTGTTTCCATTCATCTGTGCTGTGCTGTTTTTTAACACGTAAAAGCCTGCTCAATCAAAAGCAGAGAAGGAAGAACCAAGAACATGAAACAAACATTTGAATCTTTTGAATCCTCGCCTAACAGACAACCTATTACCATCGTTCAAAAAGCAAATTCCATTACATTACACAAAGATTAACAAACTAAttcattgattaattaattaactaattaattatactCTGCACAGATATTTAATCAGCAAAATCCCATATCCCCTGGCCAAGGGGATTTATTTCCATAACAGGGACCACTGCAAGATTTTGTTCTCAATCAGTTCactaattttaagaaataaaacgCAGAAATCCCGCAGAAATTATGaatcaagtttaaattgttttatcttATCCCCTATAtacatagagagagagaaaagcacGAAGATTCGTCAACAGGGGTAGATTCTCCCGTAAGAAAAAAAGCTATGAACTTTTTCAGGTTAAAAAACTCTGCGTAGTCCCCACAAACctgtaaattttacattaaaaaaataaaaaatggagtaGAATTTATCCACGACTTCGAAGGGTGATCATGGGTACCACAAAGTTTATGACAAAAAATTTGAACTACCAGCGTGCTTTGTCGTTTTGACTTTGAAAGTAATTTTACATAGAATGCATAGGCAATCACACCATCACGTGCCGCCATTTTCAAATCACTTCTTCAAAACGTCGTCATCATCACATTCTTAATTTCCTAAACCTGCTCCAATATTACTCTAAGTGttctttgtttaaaattaatccACACTTCTTAACAAAACAGTTTTTGTAAGTAACTGTTGGGTTTGGTTGGTTAAGTTGTAAAAGTGagactttaatatttttaataaatgaaaaaaacactagattaaaaattaaaatgcatgatCAATTCCTTAATTCCGTTTTAATTCCTTGTGTGTCGATTGGGaaagaaaaattctaatttcaCCTGAAAGCTTTCTACCATTTTCATATGTAGTGGCCTTTTAGGAAAAGCTTAATTGAAGTGGAAACCcataataatactttaattgtatttagaatttagaattagaatttatattaaataatattataattattaattgatatGATTAGTGAATGAATATTTTAACCCGAGGATTCTTCCCTCCAGaacaaaaaaaccaaaaaaaaaaacacagattGCAATGATTTCACTGGAAGGAAACGGCGGGCGCACCTGACGGCGGATTCGAGGAAGCGTTTGTTGGGGAAGCGCTGGCGGAGGACGTGCAAGTCACCGCCGGGACAGAATGGCGTTAGGAAGCAGAGCCATTTGGGCGCGTGGATGGACGCGTACAGTGTGGGCAAGAAAGGGTGATCCAACATTTCCAGAATTTCCCTTTCTGTCTTCGCTCTGCCTTCCTTGTTCCTCCTCGCCAAGTCCTCCTTCTCCATCACCTTTGCGGCGAACACGGCGCCGCCACCTTCTTCTTTGGGTTCCGCCAAATAGACGGCACTCATGTCGCCGGAGCCGAGGCGGCGCGTGAAGCGGAGGTGCGAGAGGGCGAGGGGCCTCGTGCGGTGGATGAAAGAGGCGCAGGGGTCGGAGGAGGGCGCGTGAGGCTTGGCGTTAGGGATTGGCGCGTGAAGGAAGTGGGAGGAGGTGGAGGGCGTGACGGTGGTTGTTTCTGAGCTGAAACTTGTGCTGCGtttggtagtggtggtggtggaagcgAAGCTGAGACTGTGAAGGTCGTCGGCTAGATCCTCTGCGTCCATGGTTTGTGTTTGGGAATGGAAATGAAGAtgagaatggaagaagaagaagaagaagaagaagatgaagtgtaTGTGAGTGTgcgtgtgagagagagagaggttgtGACAAGAGAAAGAGGGTAATTGTCGGTTAGatcctttccttttttattttccagAGCCACACGCGGCTTTCTATCTCGAAAGGGTTGGGCCGAGAATCTGGGCTTGGCCCACCTTCAaacattataacaaaaatacctaaatttaaaaaaaaaagtcaataaatttctcaaatatcaaataagttttttttagacttaataggttattgttttaatctttaaaacacgtgtcaaaatcatcttttaaggagttaactttataaatattatattaaatttagttttttctttttacttcagATATTATTATGACAGTGTATTCTCCTTGTAGAAATGTCTcctttaaaagtttaaatacgtttcaaatt comes from the Vigna radiata var. radiata cultivar VC1973A chromosome 2, Vradiata_ver6, whole genome shotgun sequence genome and includes:
- the LOC106776100 gene encoding serine/threonine-protein kinase D6PK; this encodes MDAEDLADDLHSLSFASTTTTTKRSTSFSSETTTVTPSTSSHFLHAPIPNAKPHAPSSDPCASFIHRTRPLALSHLRFTRRLGSGDMSAVYLAEPKEEGGGAVFAAKVMEKEDLARRNKEGRAKTEREILEMLDHPFLPTLYASIHAPKWLCFLTPFCPGGDLHVLRQRFPNKRFLESAVRFYASEVLLALEYLHMLGIIYRDLKPENVLIRSDGHIMLTDFDLSLKCDDSTSTAQIISDQNPLPTRNDCHVEGARVASSSSCIIPNCIVPTASCFQPKRKRKKKQKLRSGPAFVAEPMNVRSMSFVGTHEYLAPEIVSGEGHGSPVDWWTLGIFMFELFYGVTPFKGMDHELTLANIVARALEFPKEPACSGAMKDLISQLLVKDPGKRLGSLMGASAIKQHSFFDGVNWALLRCTTPPFLPSPNAKAVYDDDHHPSPDIFVDSY